From one Pedobacter faecalis genomic stretch:
- the sucC gene encoding ADP-forming succinate--CoA ligase subunit beta — translation MNIHEYQGKEILKSFGVAVQEGIVADTVEQAVEAAKKMKTDFNSDWVVVKAQIHAGGRGKGGGVKLAKNLDEVKEKAGAIIGMQLVTPQTGPEGKKVNKVLIAQDVYYPGPSETKEFYMSVLLDRANGQNIIMYSTEGGMDIEEVAEKTPNLIFKEAVDPKVGLQGFQARKIAFNLGLSGAAFKEMVKFVSALYKAYDNTDSAMFEINPVLKTSDDKIIAVDAKVNLDENALFRHADYAAMRDKTEEDPTEVEASESNLNYVKLDGNVGCMVNGAGLAMATMDIIKIAGGEPANFLDVGGTANAQTVKAAFNIILKDPNVKAILINIFGGIVRCDRVAQGVIDAYKEIGNVPVPIICRLQGTNAEEAKKLIDESGLKVYSAIALKDAADLVTKVLA, via the coding sequence ATGAATATTCACGAATATCAAGGTAAAGAAATACTTAAGAGTTTTGGAGTAGCCGTGCAGGAAGGCATCGTTGCCGACACGGTAGAACAAGCTGTAGAAGCTGCTAAAAAAATGAAAACCGACTTTAATTCCGACTGGGTTGTGGTAAAAGCACAGATCCATGCAGGCGGACGCGGTAAAGGCGGTGGCGTTAAATTAGCCAAAAACCTTGACGAGGTGAAGGAAAAAGCAGGTGCTATTATCGGCATGCAGCTCGTAACCCCGCAAACTGGTCCGGAAGGCAAAAAAGTAAATAAAGTACTTATTGCACAGGATGTATACTACCCGGGTCCTTCAGAAACAAAGGAGTTTTACATGAGCGTACTGCTGGACCGTGCAAACGGACAAAACATCATCATGTACTCTACCGAAGGTGGTATGGACATTGAAGAGGTTGCTGAAAAAACCCCTAACCTGATATTTAAAGAAGCGGTTGACCCGAAAGTGGGCCTGCAAGGTTTCCAGGCACGTAAAATTGCCTTCAACCTTGGGCTAAGCGGTGCAGCCTTCAAAGAAATGGTAAAGTTTGTAAGTGCTTTGTATAAGGCATACGACAATACCGATTCGGCGATGTTCGAGATCAACCCTGTATTGAAAACATCCGATGACAAGATCATCGCTGTAGATGCTAAGGTAAATCTTGACGAAAACGCCCTTTTCCGCCATGCTGATTATGCAGCAATGCGCGACAAAACAGAAGAAGATCCAACCGAAGTTGAAGCAAGCGAGTCTAACCTGAACTATGTGAAACTTGACGGAAACGTAGGTTGTATGGTAAACGGTGCTGGTTTGGCTATGGCGACGATGGATATCATCAAAATCGCTGGTGGTGAGCCTGCAAACTTCCTTGACGTGGGCGGTACCGCAAACGCACAAACGGTAAAAGCAGCTTTCAACATCATTTTGAAAGACCCTAACGTAAAAGCTATCCTGATCAACATCTTCGGTGGTATTGTTCGTTGCGACCGTGTAGCACAAGGTGTTATTGATGCGTATAAAGAGATCGGTAACGTTCCCGTTCCAATCATCTGCCGTCTGCAAGGTACAAACGCAGAAGAGGCTAAAAAACTGATCGACGAGTCAGGATTAAAGGTTTATTCAGCTATCGCACTGAAAGATGCGGCAGACCTGGTAACCAAAGTACTGGCTTAA